One segment of Penaeus chinensis breed Huanghai No. 1 chromosome 14, ASM1920278v2, whole genome shotgun sequence DNA contains the following:
- the LOC125032257 gene encoding pro-resilin-like translates to MNSKVLLLVAVVAVAAADRRPYSYSAPEFSSEEFGPAHYNFDWAVQHSDSGNNFGHQEARDGDDTQGSYFVQLPDGRLQTVRFGVQGDSGFVPEISYEGEARYPDSFESFESRESRGYAPPRPVYG, encoded by the exons ATGAACTCGAAG GTCCTTCTTCTCGTGGCTGTCGTGGCTGTCGCCGCCGCTGACAGGAGACCTTACTCCTACTCCGCCCCCGAG ttttcctCTGAGGAATTCGGCCCCGCCCACTACAACTTCGACTGGGCGGTCCAGCACAGCGACTCCGGCAACAACTTCGGCCACCAGGAGGCCCGCGACGGCGACGACACCCAAGGATCGTACttcgtgcagctccccgacggccgcctgcagaccgtcagGTTCGGCGTTCAGGGAGACTCCGGATTCGTCCCCGAAATCTCATACGAAGGAGAGGCTCGTTATCCTGACTCCTTCGAATCGTTCGAGTCTCGTGAATCTCGTGGCTACGCCCCTCCAAGACCCGTGTATGGTTAG
- the LOC125032248 gene encoding pro-resilin-like, with the protein MNSKVLLVTLLAVAAADRRPYSYSAPEFSSEEFGPAHYNFDWAVQHSDSRNNFGHQEARDGDDTQGSYFVQLPDGRLQTVRFSVQGDSGFVPEISYEGEARYPDSFESFESFESRESRGYAPPRPAYG; encoded by the exons ATGAACTCGAAG GTCCTTCTCGTGACTCTCTTGGCTGTCGCCGCCGCCGACAGGCGCCCTTACTCCTACTCCGCCCCTGAG TTTTCCTCTGAGGAATTCGGCCCCGCCCACTACAACTTCGACTGGGCGGTCCAGCACAGCGACTCCCGCAACAACTTCGGCCACCAGGAGGCCCGCGACGGCGACGACACCCAAGGATCGTACttcgtgcagctccccgacggccgcctgcagaccgtcagGTTCAGCGTTCAAGGAGACTCCGGATTCGTGCCCGAAATCTCGTATGAAGGAGAGGCTCGTTATCCTGACTCCTTCGAGTCATTTGAATCGTTCGAGTCTCGCGAATCTCGTGGCTACGCCCCTCCAAGACCCGCGTACGGTTGA
- the LOC125032230 gene encoding pro-resilin-like, translated as MNSKVLLMTLVAVAAADRRPYSYSAPEFSSEEFGPAHYNFDWKVQHSDSGNNFGHQEARDGEDTQGSYFVQLPDGRLQTVRFSVQGDSGYVPEISYEGEARYPDSFESFESFESFESRESRGYAPPRPVYG; from the exons ATGAACTCAAAG GTCCTTCTCATGACTCTTGTGGCCGTCGCCGCCGCTGACAGGCGACCTTACTCCTACTCCGCACCCGAG TTTTCCTCTGAGGAATTCGGCCCCGCCCACTACAACTTCGACTGGAAGGTCCAGCACAGCGACTCCGGCAACAACTTCGGCCACCAGGAGGCCCGCGACGGCGAAGACACCCAAGGATCGTACttcgtgcagctccccgacggccgcctgcagaccgtcagATTCAGCGTGCAAGGAGACTCCGGTTACGTGCCCGAAATCTCATACGAAGGAGAGGCTCGTTATCCTGACTCCTTCGAATCGTTCGAATCATTCGAGTCATTCGAGTCTCGCGAATCTCGTGGCTACGCCCCTCCAAGACCCGTGTATGGTTGA
- the LOC125032245 gene encoding pro-resilin-like: MNSKALLLVTLVAVAAADRRPYSYSAPEFSSEEFGPAHYNFDWAVQHSDSGNNFGHQEARDGDDTQGSYFVQLPDGRLQTIRFNVQGDSGFVPEISYEGEARYPDSFESFESFESRESRGYAPPRPVYG, translated from the exons ATGAACTCAAAA GCCCTTCTTCTCGTGACTCTCGTGGCTGTCGCTGCCGCTGACAGGCGACCTTACTCCTACTCCGCCCCCGAA TTTTCCTCTGAGGAATTCGGCCCCGCCCACTACAACTTCGACTGGGCGGTCCAGCACAGCGACTCCGGCAACAACTTCGGCCACCAGGAGGCCCGCGACGGCGACGACACCCAAGGATCGTACttcgtgcagctccccgacggccgcctgcagaccaTTAGATTTAACGTGCAAGGAGACTCCGGATTCGTGCCCGAAATCTCGTACGAAGGAGAGGCTCGTTATCCTGACTCCTTCGAGTCGTTCGAATCGTTCGAGTCTCGTGAATCGCGTGGCTACGCCCCCCCGAGACCCGTGTACGGGTAA
- the LOC125032259 gene encoding pro-resilin-like — translation MNAKFLLLVVVVASAAAQRRPYAYRAPESSEESYESSEAKYNFNWAVSDDSSSNEFGHQEARDGDDTQGSYYVQLPDGRLQTVKYFVDGDSGYVAEVSYQGEARYPDSDESFESREYRPPRPVYG, via the exons ATGAACGCCAAG TTCCTCCTCCTTGTGGTTGTGGTGGCATCGGCCGCCGCCCAAAGACGACCCTATGCCTACCGTGCCCCTGAG TCATCCGAGGAATCGTACGAGTCTTCCGAAGCCAAGTACAACTTCAACTGGGCCGTGAGCGATGACTCCTCCAGCAACGAGTTCGgacaccaggaggcccgtgacggCGACGACACTCAGGGATcgtactacgtgcagcttcccgacggccgcctgcagaccgtcaagtacttcgtggacggcgactccggctacgtgGCCGAAGTCAGCTACCAGGGCGAGGCTCGTTACCCCGACTCCGACGAGTCTTTTGAGTCTCGGGAGTACAGGCCACCCAGGCCCGTATACGGTTAA
- the LOC125032285 gene encoding pro-resilin-like has translation MNAKILLFFVVASAAAQRRPYAYRAPESSEESYESTEAKYNFNWAVSDDSSSNEFGHQEARDGDDTQGSYYVQLPDGRLQTVKYFVDGDSGYVAEVSYQGEARFPDSYESFESREYRPPRPVYG, from the exons ATGAACGCAAAG atcctcctcttctttgtggTGGCATCAGCCGCCGCCCAAAGACGACCCTATGCCTACCGTGCCCCTGAG TCATCCGAGGAATCGTACGAGTCTACCGAAGCCAAATACAACTTCAACTGGGCCGTGAGCGATGACTCCTCAAGCAACGAGTTCGgacaccaggaggcccgtgacggCGACGACACTCAGGGATcgtactacgtgcagcttcccgacggccgcctgcagaccgtcaagtacttcgtggacggcgactccggctacgtgGCCGAAGTCAGCTACCAGGGCGAGGCTCGTTTTCCCGACTCCTACGAATCTTTCGAGTCTCGGGAGTACAGGCCACCCAGGCCCGTATACGGTTAA
- the LOC125032261 gene encoding pro-resilin-like has translation MNAKLFLLLAVVSAASAQRRPYAYNAPRFSDESFESSEAKYDFQWAVSDDSSSNEFGHQEARDGDHTQGSYYVQLPDGRLQTVKYFVDGDSGYVAEVSYEGEARYPDSYESFESREYRPPRPLYG, from the exons ATGAACGCAAAG ctcttccttctcctggCTGTGGTGTCAGCTGCATCCGCCCAAAGGCGCCCCTACGCCTACAATGCTCCTCGG TTCTCCGACGAATCCTTCGAGTCTAGCgaagccaagtacgacttccaATGGGCCGTCAGCGATGATTCCTCCAGCAACGAGTTCGgacaccaggaggcccgtgacggCGACCACACGcaaggatcctactacgtgcagctccccgacggccgcctgcagaccgtcaagtacttcgtggacggcgactccggctacgtggccgaagtcagctacgagggcgaggctcgttaCCCCGACTCCTACGAGTCTTTTGAGTCTCGGGAGTACAGACCGCCAAGGCCCCTCTATGGTTAA
- the LOC125032239 gene encoding pro-resilin-like isoform X2, whose protein sequence is MNTKVFILLGLAAIVAADSRETYAYRAPRASSEESFESTEAKYNFNWAVSDDSSSNEFGHQEARDGDDTQGSYYVQLPDGRLQKVTYYVDGDDGYVADVTYEGEAHFDSVESAESREYRPRYAYDSNESK, encoded by the exons ATGAACACCAAG gtcTTCATCCTGCTCGGTCTGGCAGCCATCGTTGCTGCAGACAGCCGCGAAACCTATGCCTATCGCGCACCCAGG GcatcctctgaggaatccttcgAGTCCACCGAAGCCAAGTACAACTTCAACTGGGCCGTCAGCGATGACTCCTCAAGCAACGAGTTCGgacaccaggaggcccgtgacggCGACGACACTCAGGGATcgtactacgtgcagcttcccgacggccgcctgcagaaggtcacctactaCGTCGATGGCGATGACGGCTACGTCGCCGAcgtcacctacgagggcgaggctcactTTGACTCCGTCGAGTCCGCTGAGTCCCGGGAATACAGGCCACGATATGCCTACGACTCCAACGAGTCCAAGTAA